Proteins found in one Quercus robur chromosome 2, dhQueRobu3.1, whole genome shotgun sequence genomic segment:
- the LOC126706011 gene encoding S-locus-specific glycoprotein S14-like — MSIKAHQATASDSMYPGQSLAWNQTLISRSGIFEMGFLKPGKSRFFRLGIWYKIISEFTVVWEANHVFSNPTLQLSEDGDLLTFEPEFTTGTWLPGAKVPAVNTTTNESDDSFHYRIPFLAKGQFSAELEVEKDGMGYLILYNTILPDGHQYKYGRTMIYANGIQFGRHLRKVVRFWASAGTMVSVMSGIYLFVIAPKDLDQKIQESGTYLSTQEGVREASL, encoded by the exons ATGTCAATTAAAGCCCATCAAGCCACTGCATCTGATAGCATGTACCCAGGTCAGTCTCTGGCATGGAACCAGACCCTTATTTCCAGAAGTGGaatttttgaaatgggtttccTCAAACCTGGTAAGTCTCGCTTCTTTCGCCTAGGCATATGGTATAAAATTATATCAGAGTTTACGGTGGTTTGGGAAGCTAATCATGTATTCTCGAACCCAACACTACAACTTTCTGAGGATGGTGACTTGTTG ACTTTTGAGCCCGAGTTTACAACCGGTACATGGCTGCCAGGGGCCAAGGTGCCTGCTGTCAATACAACTACCAATGAAAGTGATGATAGTTTTCATTATCGTATTCCGTTTCTAGCTAAAGGGCAGTTCTCTGCTGAATTAGAAGTAGAAAAAGATGGAATGGGTTACTTGATATTATATAATACTATTCTTCCTGATGGCCATCAGTATAAGTATGGCAG GACAATGATTTACGCCAATGGAATTCAGTTCGGAAGACACCTTCGCAAAGTTGTGAGATTTTGGGCATCTGCGGGGACAATGGTATCTGTAATGAGCGGAATTTACCTCTTTGTGATTGCCCCAAAGGATTTAGACCAAAAGATCCAAGAAAGTGGGACTTATTTGAGTACACAGGAGGGTGTCAGAGAAGCAAGCCTTTAG